Proteins from a genomic interval of Clostridium sp. 'deep sea':
- a CDS encoding radical SAM protein — protein MYDVKKFRILLPEITFDFCYFKTQFGDYVLYQPSTQSMYAVEDDFINYVEENNTIDLSVAAPTNMEEKIAKYFNEICDDVKKRMNESFEDSKKPDNYFRQVVINVSHDCNLRCKYCYASQGSYGRDIALLSKHVASQILEFFKGKNLSSILFFGGEPLLNTDMITYLAEGFIAQQKTTPNFSVITNGTIVNDHIINILKKYDMQITVSIDGPKNIHDKMRPFEDGCGSYDLVKSNISKLRKHIKDTNISIETVYTKHHLQAGYNMKQLRKYIINDLDLNGKNMVLCHSCMGEDMSMSFELKEELKNVNELFNSFYEDILLEKSPVMDWEWVDSLFRLGKKQVYDALCPLGEGVICITPDGDIYPCHNLAMINELKIGNVFNNNLDETIQKAKEKVSIAYKENSPQCQECWFVDECKGCPAKIYLVEKNINKIPDWFCKTRIDFFKQKAGWIVKLVKENNFELFKENLSKVGQPL, from the coding sequence GTGTACGATGTTAAAAAATTTAGAATACTTTTGCCAGAAATCACTTTTGATTTTTGCTATTTCAAAACTCAATTTGGAGATTATGTTTTATATCAGCCGTCAACACAGAGCATGTATGCTGTAGAAGATGATTTTATTAATTATGTTGAAGAAAATAACACTATAGATTTATCGGTAGCTGCTCCCACGAATATGGAAGAAAAAATTGCTAAATATTTTAATGAAATATGTGATGATGTTAAGAAAAGGATGAATGAGAGTTTTGAAGATAGCAAAAAGCCTGATAATTACTTTAGGCAAGTAGTCATTAACGTTTCTCATGATTGCAATTTAAGATGTAAGTATTGTTATGCATCGCAAGGGTCATATGGTAGAGATATAGCGCTGTTAAGCAAGCATGTAGCTAGTCAAATATTAGAATTTTTTAAAGGCAAAAACCTTAGTAGTATATTATTTTTTGGTGGAGAGCCATTACTTAACACAGATATGATTACATATTTAGCTGAAGGTTTTATTGCTCAGCAAAAAACAACACCAAACTTTTCGGTAATAACAAATGGCACAATTGTTAATGATCATATTATTAATATTCTTAAAAAGTATGACATGCAAATTACAGTTAGCATTGATGGACCTAAAAATATTCACGATAAAATGAGGCCCTTTGAAGATGGATGTGGCTCTTATGACTTAGTGAAAAGTAATATTAGCAAGTTACGTAAACATATTAAAGACACTAATATTTCTATAGAAACAGTTTATACTAAACACCACCTGCAAGCTGGTTATAACATGAAACAGTTAAGAAAATATATTATAAATGATTTAGATTTAAACGGCAAAAATATGGTGTTATGTCATAGTTGTATGGGAGAAGATATGTCTATGTCATTTGAGCTCAAAGAAGAATTAAAGAATGTAAATGAGTTATTTAATAGTTTTTATGAAGACATATTATTAGAAAAATCCCCTGTTATGGACTGGGAATGGGTAGATTCGTTGTTTAGGTTAGGTAAAAAACAGGTGTATGATGCTTTATGTCCATTAGGTGAAGGAGTAATATGTATTACCCCTGATGGTGACATTTACCCATGCCATAATTTAGCTATGATAAATGAATTAAAAATTGGTAACGTTTTTAATAATAATCTTGATGAGACAATTCAAAAGGCAAAAGAAAAAGTTAGTATTGCATATAAAGAGAATAGCCCACAATGTCAAGAGTGTTGGTTTGTAGATGAATGCAAAGGATGTCCAGCTAAAATATATTTAGTAGAAAAAAATATTAACAAAATTCCAGACTGGTTTTGCAAAACAAGAATAGATTTTTTCAAGCAAAAAGCTGGTTGGATTGTTAAGTTAGTTAAGGAAAACAACTTCGAACTATTTAAAGAAAATTTATCAAAGGTAGGACAGCCACTTTAA
- a CDS encoding radical SAM/SPASM domain-containing protein: MVIESLEKRPQTVQFETHSYCNASCEFCCHSIMTREKGKMSNELIENILKQCNEVNTLIPFLMGEPFMDKRIINIIKKCKELQPQSSVILHSNMSLCTNEHIKEILDNNLVDEIHISFYGINEQQYKQLQGLDYYQVVERIIHFVNERNKRGLTKPLIVCDYILMHELMPLLQQFEKFWRVIVDDVRTVSYDDWHGNQPDRGNEYHPIRLQRIPCYKLWQILNVHWNGEVPLCCMDYNANIVLGDLTKQSLQEVWQGEKLKQIREIHINQEYSKLPMCKHCNSWKCNNPSWWNAMWTIIYSDSVDESL; the protein is encoded by the coding sequence GTGGTAATAGAGTCCCTAGAAAAAAGACCCCAAACTGTTCAATTCGAGACCCACTCTTATTGTAATGCTAGCTGTGAGTTTTGCTGTCATTCAATAATGACAAGAGAAAAAGGTAAAATGAGCAATGAGCTTATTGAAAATATTCTCAAACAATGTAATGAAGTGAATACGTTAATACCATTTTTAATGGGTGAACCATTTATGGATAAACGTATTATTAACATTATAAAAAAATGTAAAGAGCTGCAACCTCAAAGCTCTGTAATATTGCATAGCAATATGAGTTTATGTACAAATGAACACATTAAAGAGATTTTAGATAATAATTTAGTAGACGAAATTCATATTAGCTTTTATGGTATTAACGAGCAACAATATAAACAGCTACAAGGGCTAGATTACTACCAGGTGGTTGAGAGAATAATTCATTTTGTTAATGAGCGTAATAAACGTGGTTTAACTAAACCTTTAATTGTATGCGATTATATTTTGATGCATGAACTTATGCCTCTTTTACAACAGTTTGAAAAGTTTTGGAGAGTAATAGTTGATGATGTAAGAACTGTTTCTTATGATGATTGGCACGGCAATCAGCCCGATAGAGGAAATGAATATCATCCGATAAGATTACAAAGAATACCTTGTTATAAGCTATGGCAAATCTTAAATGTACATTGGAATGGAGAAGTTCCTTTATGCTGTATGGATTACAACGCAAACATTGTTTTGGGAGATTTAACAAAACAAAGTTTGCAAGAGGTTTGGCAAGGTGAAAAATTAAAGCAAATAAGAGAAATTCATATAAATCAAGAATACAGTAAACTGCCAATGTGTAAACATTGTAATTCTTGGAAATGTAATAACCCAAGCTGGTGGAACGCTATGTGGACTATTATCTATAGCGATTCAGTAGATGAATCATTGTAA
- a CDS encoding Gfo/Idh/MocA family oxidoreductase, producing MKSYFAHPTAIIDEPSEIGEGTKIWHYSHVREGCVVGKNCNIGQNCYIDNGVIIGDNVKIQNGVSVYKGVVIEDNVFIGPNATFTNDKHPSAVGKWHITETLVCQGASIGANATIVCGVCIGEKALIGAGAVVCKNVIANTVVVGNPARVLKTENKAVINKLKIGVIGAGKMGQFHILKAVSNKEIELIGFYDVNEKTVSTVQKKHPNIKYFSTTKELLKAVDAVIIASPSPYHYEHATEALLSDVHVLCEKPLTTDYETSKRIIEIAKKRNLILQPGQVERYNPSYKALKQQLPQTNIISIETARTGGYSNKHSKTSIVYDLLVHDIDLISYLLQEDFTVQSVWGKTIHSQKTDIVYVTLKSERGILVSLLASRVTEQRNRVCKIHAVGQFVEADFMNKTIITTLPCENNELNKDQYFKLEQQTKTWVAGKDQLQNQLESFVNAVTAKKLLISYKEMDIVARVLSEIEKKLN from the coding sequence ATGAAAAGTTATTTTGCCCACCCAACGGCTATTATTGACGAACCCTCTGAAATTGGAGAAGGAACAAAAATATGGCACTATAGTCATGTGCGAGAGGGATGCGTAGTTGGCAAGAACTGCAATATAGGGCAAAACTGTTATATAGATAATGGAGTAATTATAGGAGATAATGTAAAAATTCAAAATGGAGTTTCTGTTTATAAAGGAGTAGTTATTGAGGACAATGTATTTATTGGTCCAAATGCAACATTTACAAATGATAAACACCCTAGTGCGGTAGGTAAATGGCATATTACTGAAACCTTAGTGTGCCAAGGTGCTTCTATTGGAGCAAATGCTACTATAGTATGCGGGGTATGTATTGGTGAAAAAGCATTAATAGGAGCTGGAGCAGTGGTTTGCAAAAATGTTATTGCTAATACTGTTGTTGTAGGAAACCCAGCAAGGGTTCTTAAAACTGAAAATAAAGCTGTCATTAACAAGCTCAAAATAGGTGTTATTGGTGCAGGAAAAATGGGGCAGTTTCACATATTAAAAGCAGTCTCTAATAAAGAGATAGAGTTAATTGGCTTTTATGATGTAAATGAAAAAACAGTTTCAACAGTGCAAAAAAAACACCCAAATATTAAGTATTTTAGTACCACAAAAGAGCTTTTAAAGGCAGTAGATGCTGTAATAATAGCCTCACCTAGCCCATATCATTATGAACATGCTACAGAAGCTTTGTTAAGTGATGTACATGTACTATGCGAAAAGCCTTTAACCACAGACTATGAAACTAGCAAAAGAATTATTGAAATAGCCAAAAAACGCAATTTAATACTACAGCCTGGGCAAGTAGAAAGATACAATCCATCATATAAAGCACTAAAGCAACAATTACCTCAAACTAATATTATTTCTATTGAAACAGCTAGAACAGGGGGATACTCTAACAAACATTCTAAAACATCTATTGTATACGATTTATTAGTACATGATATTGATTTAATATCTTACTTGTTACAAGAGGATTTTACTGTGCAAAGTGTTTGGGGTAAAACAATTCACTCTCAAAAAACAGATATTGTTTATGTTACCCTAAAAAGTGAAAGGGGAATTTTAGTTAGCTTGTTAGCATCAAGAGTAACTGAACAAAGAAACAGAGTATGTAAAATACATGCTGTTGGCCAGTTTGTTGAGGCTGACTTCATGAATAAAACTATAATTACAACACTACCATGTGAAAATAATGAACTAAATAAAGATCAATACTTTAAACTCGAACAGCAAACAAAAACCTGGGTAGCAGGTAAAGATCAACTGCAAAATCAACTAGAAAGCTTTGTTAATGCAGTTACAGCAAAAAAACTATTAATATCGTATAAAGAGATGGATATTGTTGCTAGAGTATTAAGTGAAATAGAAAAAAAGCTAAATTAG
- a CDS encoding DegT/DnrJ/EryC1/StrS family aminotransferase gives MIPIAKPLIGDNEKKAVLEVLESGMLAHGKKAKELEKKFAEFIGSKHAVLTTSGTTALQLMLLAGGIKPGDKIITTAFTFSATADTIAMCGAVPVFVDIDENSFNISPEAIEHALITVKNIKAIVVVHLYGLPANMNEIMEIAQKYNVQVYEDAAQAHGASINGTKVGSIGLAGAFSFYPTKNMTCGGGGIITTNDSNLANQAALLANHGQTGPYKHNILGFNYRSNDIQAAIGIVQLKNLPSFNRDRQLNASYYSGNIKNPLITLPTTKKKCRHVYNLYTIKCNQRDKLLSFLQARGIGAKIYYPTLLQNQNSIQSYGYIDCGCKVANIVSNQVLSLPVHPSLTTQELKHIVDTVNDFKG, from the coding sequence TTGATACCAATTGCAAAACCATTAATAGGTGATAATGAAAAAAAAGCAGTTTTAGAAGTATTAGAGTCGGGTATGTTAGCACATGGTAAAAAAGCTAAGGAGCTTGAAAAGAAATTTGCCGAATTTATTGGTAGCAAACATGCTGTATTAACAACATCTGGCACAACAGCCTTACAACTTATGTTATTAGCAGGTGGTATAAAACCAGGAGATAAAATAATAACAACAGCGTTTACTTTTTCAGCTACAGCAGACACAATAGCAATGTGTGGTGCAGTTCCAGTATTTGTAGATATAGATGAAAATAGCTTCAATATAAGTCCCGAGGCAATAGAACATGCTTTAATAACCGTAAAAAACATTAAAGCAATAGTTGTAGTTCATTTATATGGATTACCAGCAAACATGAACGAAATAATGGAGATTGCCCAAAAATATAATGTACAGGTTTATGAAGATGCTGCTCAGGCACATGGAGCCAGTATTAATGGCACTAAAGTTGGTAGTATTGGTTTAGCTGGTGCTTTTAGCTTTTATCCTACTAAAAACATGACTTGTGGTGGAGGTGGCATTATTACCACCAATGATAGTAATTTAGCAAATCAGGCTGCTTTACTTGCTAATCACGGCCAAACAGGACCATATAAACACAATATATTAGGTTTTAATTATAGAAGTAATGATATACAGGCAGCTATCGGTATTGTTCAACTAAAAAATTTACCAAGTTTTAATAGAGATCGACAACTTAATGCTTCTTATTATTCTGGTAATATCAAAAATCCCTTAATAACACTTCCTACAACTAAGAAAAAATGTCGCCATGTATATAATCTTTATACAATAAAATGTAATCAAAGAGATAAGCTTCTTAGCTTTTTACAAGCTCGAGGAATAGGTGCTAAGATTTATTACCCAACATTATTACAAAATCAAAATAGTATACAGAGTTATGGCTATATTGACTGTGGTTGCAAAGTGGCAAACATAGTAAGTAATCAAGTTTTATCTTTACCCGTTCACCCATCATTAACAACCCAAGAATTAAAGCATATAGTTGATACGGTGAATGATTTTAAGGGGTGA
- a CDS encoding glycosyltransferase, which produces MNKPSVALCMIVKNEEDYLAECLNSVKNYVDEVVIVDTGSTDKTIEIAKHYKVKLIESIWQGNFSKARNLAINNAKCDWILILDADERLEQVAIKKWQALLNNNYVDGYNFKVIDYLGDKQGQSYVSGTSLRLFRNKPQYRYQRRIHEQIEKSIITNSKKTTPCVFSEVIIYHYGYLAETIKKKNKTERNISLLQAEVELNGDAYSHYNLGAEYLRIADYQKAVTNFNMCLQSPNYKLGYMAECHKKMALSLYLMGTYKQSLLFLQDSIKIYPDYTDLYFLASEVLYTLGEFELASNYLKKCLQLGDVYKHTYTSLKGVGSFRAFYRLGLIAEEQNKTELALGYYHDSLKINPSFIYVIKALINLVANTVPEAEFVNKLLVYINFMNEVDKYNIAFLACTQIGYYTEALKMFNYATKAGLVLNGKIALNVSLASLLARDYSTVQQYLNIALKSNNADTLMIIRIMLVLGFFKQDQNMIKNIITLQNKSVKEYIELYRALNELFFNNVNTEIDLTDNYIAECLEIFNMFICSNQIAYLKLLLPIFSSLRNMDVWVKLSRFYINNKQYKLAVLELLDCHKRGHKTAESFYLLGLAYSSLGLLHEAMCNTQQSIKLCRDLKTIKLLSEIYNKMSDAVLFEGLKRFPESQELHNKISGRRL; this is translated from the coding sequence TTGAATAAACCTTCAGTAGCACTATGTATGATTGTAAAAAATGAAGAAGATTATTTAGCTGAATGTTTAAACAGTGTAAAGAACTATGTAGATGAAGTAGTTATTGTTGATACAGGATCAACTGATAAAACAATAGAAATAGCAAAGCACTATAAAGTTAAGTTAATTGAGTCTATTTGGCAAGGCAACTTTAGTAAAGCACGTAATTTGGCCATAAATAATGCTAAATGCGACTGGATATTAATTCTTGATGCAGATGAAAGATTAGAACAAGTAGCCATAAAAAAATGGCAAGCTTTATTAAATAATAATTATGTAGATGGTTACAATTTTAAAGTTATAGATTATTTGGGTGACAAACAGGGTCAATCTTATGTTAGTGGAACAAGTTTAAGATTATTTAGAAATAAACCTCAGTATCGTTACCAAAGAAGAATACATGAGCAAATTGAAAAAAGTATTATAACTAATAGTAAAAAAACTACGCCATGTGTATTTTCAGAAGTAATAATATATCACTATGGCTATTTAGCGGAGACCATAAAAAAGAAAAATAAAACAGAGAGAAATATATCTTTGTTACAAGCAGAGGTAGAACTTAATGGTGACGCTTATAGCCACTATAATTTAGGAGCTGAATATTTAAGAATTGCCGACTATCAAAAGGCTGTTACTAACTTTAATATGTGTTTGCAATCACCTAATTATAAATTGGGTTATATGGCAGAGTGTCATAAAAAAATGGCCTTATCGTTATATTTAATGGGTACCTATAAACAATCACTTTTATTTTTACAAGATTCGATTAAGATATATCCTGATTATACAGATTTATACTTCTTAGCATCTGAGGTACTTTACACCTTAGGTGAGTTTGAGCTTGCTTCTAACTATTTAAAAAAATGTTTGCAATTAGGGGATGTATATAAACATACCTACACATCATTAAAAGGAGTAGGTTCATTTAGAGCTTTTTATAGACTTGGTTTAATCGCAGAAGAGCAAAATAAAACCGAGTTAGCCTTAGGATATTATCACGATTCATTAAAGATAAATCCATCTTTCATTTATGTTATTAAAGCACTTATAAACTTAGTAGCTAATACTGTTCCAGAAGCTGAGTTTGTTAATAAACTGCTTGTCTATATAAACTTTATGAATGAAGTAGATAAGTATAATATTGCTTTTTTAGCTTGTACTCAAATAGGATATTATACCGAAGCTCTTAAAATGTTTAACTATGCAACTAAAGCTGGTCTTGTTCTTAACGGAAAAATTGCCTTAAACGTTTCACTAGCTTCTTTATTAGCACGTGATTATAGTACAGTTCAACAATATCTAAATATTGCTCTCAAATCTAATAATGCAGATACATTAATGATAATTAGAATTATGTTAGTTTTAGGTTTTTTTAAGCAAGATCAAAACATGATTAAAAACATTATAACTTTGCAAAATAAAAGTGTAAAAGAGTATATAGAGTTATACAGAGCCCTAAATGAACTATTTTTCAATAATGTAAATACCGAGATAGATTTAACAGATAACTATATAGCAGAATGTCTTGAAATATTTAATATGTTTATTTGCTCAAATCAAATAGCTTATCTTAAACTTCTTCTGCCTATATTTTCAAGTCTAAGGAATATGGATGTTTGGGTTAAACTCAGTAGATTTTATATAAATAATAAGCAGTATAAACTTGCTGTTCTGGAGCTACTAGACTGCCACAAACGTGGACATAAAACTGCTGAATCATTTTATTTACTCGGGTTAGCATATAGCAGTTTAGGGTTATTACATGAAGCCATGTGTAATACTCAGCAGTCTATAAAGCTTTGTCGCGATTTAAAGACTATAAAGTTGTTAAGTGAAATATACAATAAAATGTCTGATGCTGTACTTTTTGAAGGGTTAAAAAGATTTCCAGAGTCACAAGAATTACACAACAAAATCAGCGGGAGGAGACTTTAA
- a CDS encoding glycosyltransferase family 2 protein, whose translation MSISLCMIVKNEELNLPSNLQQATKYVDEIVIIDTGSSDNTIAIAKKYGAIVKEISWKNDFAKARNEAIKHASKDWILVLDADEILYAKEGLKLKDFLKQEYVKKIDGFIVTVCNYIEPNNTVSAEKNKSLRLFRNNNIIKYEGKVHEQVKGYSKISEIPLIIYHSGYLKTEIIRKNKQKRNRELLQNSLVKDPNNLYYKYHLAINSYSDTKYQEAIDLLESIIPFFGGNESYAPRAYKCLIISYKQLKNFNKMVNIANTALKQWPDYTDLHYLKAVALYNIGNYGQALSELTKCLELGEAVVYDSHSGVGSTKPLLLMANIYYELGNINSAIEKLDKLVKILPDSPSVYAYYCDLLMKSNKNELVKKLLLNYCNKYRQLVDDLINELYLKKLYSLIDYLINNIKEISYKSALKYSLACVHLKNYDTAVKNFRILLNKVSEVEKRKLTINIFLCLWSLGRIDEAKSFINDLLNKETNDSNIQVFLMFANSLILNDKQELKKNNLSEKQIKEAVLLLVRELEPYQNNKIMNYLKVRFFTDNLQASDLIEIFDERPIPDCFVDIYLKDTNLSLLFKYKRFMSLSNRSETLYNFLIAEGCGLLSSGATLVKVYSKLSLCYQIKANKVRRNYLE comes from the coding sequence ATGAGCATTAGCCTATGTATGATTGTTAAAAATGAAGAGCTTAATTTACCCAGCAATCTTCAGCAAGCTACAAAATATGTAGATGAAATAGTAATAATTGATACAGGCTCATCTGATAATACTATTGCTATTGCTAAAAAATATGGAGCTATTGTTAAAGAAATTAGTTGGAAGAATGATTTTGCTAAAGCGCGAAATGAAGCAATAAAACATGCAAGTAAAGATTGGATTTTAGTACTAGACGCTGATGAAATACTTTATGCTAAAGAAGGTTTAAAACTAAAAGATTTTTTAAAGCAAGAATATGTAAAAAAAATAGATGGCTTTATTGTAACTGTATGTAACTATATTGAGCCTAATAATACAGTTTCTGCCGAAAAAAATAAAAGCTTAAGGCTGTTTCGCAACAATAATATTATCAAATATGAGGGAAAGGTACATGAGCAAGTTAAAGGATATTCAAAAATCAGTGAAATTCCATTAATTATCTATCACTCTGGCTATCTTAAAACAGAGATTATACGAAAAAATAAGCAAAAAAGAAATAGAGAGTTATTGCAAAACTCCCTAGTCAAGGATCCCAATAATCTTTACTACAAATATCATTTAGCTATTAATAGTTATTCAGATACTAAGTATCAAGAAGCAATAGATCTTTTAGAGAGCATTATACCATTTTTTGGGGGCAATGAATCTTATGCTCCAAGAGCCTATAAATGTCTCATCATTTCTTATAAACAGTTAAAAAATTTTAATAAGATGGTAAATATAGCTAATACTGCACTTAAACAGTGGCCAGATTATACTGACCTACATTATCTAAAAGCTGTTGCACTCTATAACATTGGAAACTATGGGCAAGCACTAAGTGAGTTAACTAAATGTTTAGAATTAGGAGAGGCTGTAGTTTATGATAGCCATAGCGGAGTTGGGTCTACTAAACCTCTTTTGTTAATGGCAAATATTTATTATGAGCTGGGAAACATAAATAGTGCAATAGAAAAGTTAGATAAACTTGTAAAGATATTACCAGATAGCCCAAGTGTATATGCTTACTATTGTGATTTGTTAATGAAATCTAATAAGAATGAGTTAGTAAAAAAACTTTTGCTTAACTATTGTAATAAGTATAGGCAGCTAGTTGATGACCTTATTAATGAGCTATATTTAAAAAAATTATATAGCCTTATTGATTATTTAATCAACAATATTAAAGAGATTAGTTATAAGTCAGCCTTAAAGTACTCCTTGGCTTGTGTGCATTTAAAAAATTATGATACTGCAGTCAAAAACTTTAGGATTTTGCTAAACAAAGTTAGCGAGGTCGAAAAACGTAAACTAACAATTAATATTTTTTTGTGTTTGTGGAGTTTAGGTAGAATTGACGAAGCTAAAAGCTTTATAAATGATTTATTAAATAAAGAAACCAATGATTCAAATATTCAGGTATTTTTAATGTTTGCAAACTCGTTAATTTTGAATGATAAACAGGAGCTGAAAAAAAATAATTTATCAGAGAAGCAAATTAAAGAAGCAGTATTATTACTTGTTAGAGAGTTAGAGCCCTATCAAAACAATAAAATAATGAATTATCTTAAAGTAAGATTCTTTACTGATAATTTACAGGCCAGCGATTTAATAGAGATTTTTGATGAAAGGCCAATACCAGATTGTTTTGTAGACATTTATCTAAAAGATACTAACTTATCATTGCTTTTTAAATATAAAAGATTTATGAGTTTATCAAATAGATCAGAGACTTTATATAATTTCTTAATAGCAGAGGGCTGTGGTTTATTGAGTAGCGGAGCAACTTTAGTAAAAGTTTATTCTAAACTTTCTTTATGCTATCAAATAAAAGCTAATAAAGTTAGGAGAAATTATCTTGAATAA